In a genomic window of Streptomyces noursei ATCC 11455:
- a CDS encoding EF-hand domain-containing protein, whose translation MDLITAQRLVFTMLDADGDGVVSRDEYMARTRNVALATGRKDDDTLVVTARTLGEQAWASMDANGDGRMTFDEYAGWAGAEAFDTVCASVLGALFDLADADEDGALNLPEFTTLRTALNNPAGNAEAAFAALDANGDGRISRDDYIASIRAHVTGESSPMGEALYSTGTAQALGGR comes from the coding sequence ATGGATCTGATAACCGCGCAGAGACTCGTCTTCACCATGCTGGACGCGGACGGAGACGGGGTCGTCTCCAGGGACGAATACATGGCGCGCACCAGGAACGTGGCGCTGGCGACGGGCCGTAAGGACGACGACACTCTTGTCGTTACCGCACGCACGCTCGGCGAGCAGGCATGGGCGTCGATGGATGCCAACGGCGATGGGAGGATGACCTTCGACGAGTACGCGGGCTGGGCCGGCGCCGAGGCGTTCGACACCGTCTGCGCGTCCGTCCTCGGCGCGCTCTTCGACCTGGCCGACGCCGATGAGGACGGCGCCCTCAACCTGCCCGAGTTCACCACGCTGCGCACGGCACTGAACAACCCGGCCGGTAACGCCGAAGCGGCGTTCGCCGCCCTGGACGCCAACGGTGACGGACGCATCAGCCGCGACGACTACATCGCGTCGATCCGCGCTCATGTCACCGGCGAGAGCTCCCCCATGGGCGAGGCGCTGTACAGCACAGGGACAGCACAGGCGCTGGGAGGGAGGTAG
- a CDS encoding tubulin-like doman-containing protein: protein MKIFQPMLFVGLGGTGGLVGAELERRLRAELCGPDGVALTGRLGGHAPYQLPDCLQFVYADYSESDLQRLPQFNVDASLRAAYARTSRATHNLLPNFDSSPEVTKMLRASLRDEVADWLPPRIDEPKVTPLHNGAGQLPTVGRAALFAPLRHSLAPVLEPLLQAIDAIAKSAGELSELGGGKVNGCDVFVAFSVAGGTGAGIFLDYLHLIDHAFRMRRFDGVKMYPLVVMPSSFPSAAGGGREADLNAARALVDLFRLVDGQNAPTEGAEIGDLDHDAGIGIRYPGTTPTRLRTGILPTAFLFSPTAGIRQDDLRRSIASLVMSLVGTELGDGRTRGRMAADDDYQTFAASFINRGVHRSALSPTGIGRQGVSTSLVASMTAPMDQLADLVAGRLLREAVTDLVERPRTSLRDTAVPWIRQLFADSQLEELWEREQLPVPEPEPLPRGSRAIELALGERLADMQRLLSDLRSIADRQAASMADRFAPRPAIDKLLQTVDPFLAERVVRGVPDSDEPIARLGFLGMLNSRAVAPQRPPGVTEQPPKIPRIRGRLAGMSPARWGDDDVQAALQAQNTWYQWRCRVVWHEAWREQQQRWQSQADAAGTDLGRLVNAFLTHSERERKVSAQKGLDLYEDRTGISYLLPPQRTLNHFYEDLVTRLIRREGLREHDDEAALLLKMVNGDIWRRAHSLSRRNPDSAVAAVKAQLEGRITRLFAESGEHVEERPLLPPMSTLLAAAAGDADAADQVSKEALDLFGRKLTGLLPVGFTPEGTGPLQVLVTHPRVQAVEEVQEFLGKALRLPSDAKNAVEYRGVESDSITVVLFRSEMSLTQVPEARKVLRQWARAKDSEQAQDVLRWRQRLGFRDSWMVSSAEDRRAILHRLLCCMWNGQVDVLDGDSASPGRVRLRLFHETGDHVPGVRLRLGDFPGDVSSWAELLRSYERWIVLDDERTVEDYCEKLMAAQPLGLARNGSEPHPLFVELVEKTAPRQLELLRERRERGGEQVEGWVRPLWEFWAETLPAALDAEFGDQRAVQPTLRTLLVHVRGGTPKPRPRKELTEPRRSAADDDDWGTAPRASTGAYPAGGTDERALRAPADDYDDAYDDLLPRSSGDRVNGHSGGTDRTSVPWDEPGDSRPYGAVDDGGRDRARRNPWDGDAE, encoded by the coding sequence ATGAAGATCTTCCAGCCGATGCTCTTCGTCGGTCTGGGCGGCACCGGCGGCTTGGTCGGTGCCGAACTGGAACGCAGGCTGCGCGCCGAGCTGTGCGGCCCGGACGGCGTCGCGCTCACCGGACGCCTCGGCGGCCACGCCCCATACCAGCTCCCCGACTGCCTCCAGTTCGTGTACGCGGACTACAGCGAGTCAGATCTCCAGCGGCTGCCGCAGTTCAACGTGGACGCTTCGCTGCGGGCCGCGTACGCCCGCACCTCCCGGGCCACCCACAATCTCCTGCCGAACTTCGACAGTTCACCGGAAGTGACCAAGATGCTCCGGGCGAGCCTGCGCGACGAGGTCGCCGACTGGCTGCCGCCGCGCATCGACGAGCCGAAGGTCACCCCGCTCCACAACGGCGCCGGCCAGCTGCCCACCGTCGGGCGCGCCGCCCTGTTCGCCCCCCTCCGGCACAGTCTCGCCCCGGTCCTGGAGCCGCTGCTCCAGGCGATCGACGCGATCGCCAAGTCGGCAGGCGAGCTCAGCGAGTTGGGCGGCGGCAAGGTCAACGGCTGTGACGTGTTCGTCGCCTTCTCAGTGGCCGGAGGAACCGGTGCCGGAATCTTCCTGGACTATCTGCACCTGATCGACCACGCATTCCGGATGCGCCGCTTCGACGGGGTGAAGATGTACCCACTGGTCGTGATGCCCTCCTCGTTCCCGTCTGCCGCCGGCGGCGGGCGGGAGGCTGATCTCAACGCGGCCCGCGCCCTGGTCGACCTGTTCCGGTTGGTGGACGGGCAGAACGCACCGACGGAGGGCGCGGAGATCGGTGACCTGGACCACGACGCGGGGATCGGCATCCGCTACCCGGGCACGACACCGACCCGGCTGCGGACTGGCATTCTGCCCACGGCGTTCCTGTTCAGCCCGACCGCGGGCATCCGCCAGGACGACCTGCGCCGCTCCATCGCCTCCCTGGTGATGTCGCTGGTCGGCACCGAGCTGGGCGACGGCCGCACCCGGGGCCGAATGGCGGCCGACGACGACTACCAGACGTTTGCCGCGAGCTTCATCAACCGGGGCGTGCACCGCAGTGCCCTGTCCCCCACCGGCATCGGCCGGCAGGGAGTCTCCACCAGCCTGGTGGCCTCCATGACCGCCCCGATGGACCAGCTGGCCGACCTGGTTGCCGGCCGGCTGCTGCGGGAGGCCGTCACGGACCTCGTGGAGCGACCGCGTACCTCGTTGCGGGACACTGCGGTGCCGTGGATCCGGCAGCTGTTCGCCGACTCCCAGCTCGAAGAGCTCTGGGAGCGCGAGCAGTTGCCTGTACCGGAGCCCGAACCGCTGCCGCGCGGCAGCAGGGCCATCGAGCTGGCGCTGGGCGAACGGCTCGCGGACATGCAGCGGTTGCTGTCCGACCTCCGGTCCATCGCGGACCGCCAGGCCGCCTCGATGGCTGACCGGTTCGCCCCGCGCCCCGCCATCGACAAGCTCCTCCAGACCGTTGACCCCTTCCTCGCCGAACGCGTCGTGCGGGGCGTCCCGGACAGCGATGAACCGATCGCCCGGCTCGGCTTCCTGGGCATGCTCAACAGCCGCGCCGTCGCCCCCCAGCGCCCGCCGGGCGTGACCGAGCAGCCGCCCAAGATCCCGCGGATCAGGGGACGGCTGGCTGGTATGTCGCCGGCCCGCTGGGGCGATGACGACGTGCAGGCGGCGCTCCAGGCGCAGAACACCTGGTACCAGTGGCGCTGCCGCGTCGTGTGGCACGAGGCGTGGCGCGAGCAGCAGCAGCGCTGGCAGTCCCAAGCGGATGCGGCCGGAACCGACCTCGGACGCCTGGTCAACGCCTTTCTCACGCACTCCGAGCGGGAACGCAAGGTCTCGGCACAGAAGGGCCTGGACCTGTACGAGGACCGCACCGGGATCTCGTATCTGCTTCCGCCGCAGCGCACCCTCAACCACTTCTACGAGGACCTGGTGACCCGGCTGATCCGCCGGGAGGGGCTGCGCGAGCATGATGACGAGGCCGCGCTCCTGCTCAAGATGGTGAACGGCGACATCTGGCGCAGGGCCCACTCGCTCAGCCGCCGCAACCCCGACAGCGCAGTGGCGGCCGTCAAGGCTCAGTTGGAGGGCCGCATCACCCGACTGTTCGCGGAGAGCGGCGAACATGTCGAGGAGCGCCCGCTGCTGCCGCCCATGAGCACCCTGCTGGCCGCCGCGGCGGGCGACGCGGACGCCGCTGACCAGGTCAGCAAGGAGGCACTCGACCTGTTCGGCCGCAAACTGACCGGCCTGCTGCCGGTGGGCTTCACCCCAGAGGGCACCGGACCACTGCAGGTGCTCGTCACGCACCCGCGCGTACAGGCCGTGGAGGAGGTGCAGGAGTTCCTCGGCAAGGCTCTGCGGCTGCCCTCCGACGCGAAGAATGCCGTGGAGTACCGGGGAGTGGAGAGCGACTCGATCACCGTGGTCCTCTTCCGCAGCGAGATGAGCCTCACCCAGGTGCCCGAGGCCCGCAAGGTGCTGCGCCAGTGGGCCAGGGCCAAGGACTCCGAGCAGGCCCAGGACGTGCTGAGGTGGCGTCAGCGGCTCGGCTTCCGCGACAGCTGGATGGTCAGCAGCGCGGAGGACCGCCGCGCCATCCTTCACCGGCTGCTGTGCTGCATGTGGAACGGCCAGGTGGACGTGCTGGACGGCGACTCCGCGTCGCCGGGCCGGGTACGGCTGCGGCTGTTCCACGAGACGGGCGACCATGTACCCGGCGTCCGACTGCGGTTGGGGGACTTCCCGGGCGACGTGTCGAGCTGGGCGGAGCTGCTGCGCTCGTACGAACGCTGGATCGTCCTTGACGACGAGCGGACCGTCGAGGACTACTGCGAGAAACTGATGGCGGCCCAACCTCTCGGGCTCGCCAGGAACGGCAGCGAACCGCATCCGCTCTTCGTCGAGCTGGTCGAGAAGACCGCCCCACGTCAGTTGGAACTGCTGAGGGAGCGCCGGGAGCGCGGCGGCGAGCAGGTCGAGGGATGGGTGCGGCCGCTGTGGGAGTTCTGGGCGGAGACACTGCCAGCCGCGCTGGACGCCGAGTTCGGGGACCAGCGCGCCGTCCAGCCGACGCTGCGCACGCTGCTGGTGCACGTCCGCGGCGGCACACCGAAGCCACGTCCGCGCAAGGAGCTCACGGAACCCCGGCGCTCCGCGGCCGATGACGACGACTGGGGCACCGCCCCGCGGGCCTCCACCGGCGCCTACCCGGCCGGCGGCACAGACGAGCGTGCGCTCCGCGCCCCGGCGGACGACTACGACGACGCATACGACGACCTGCTCCCGCGTTCCTCCGGGGACCGCGTCAACGGGCACTCCGGCGGAACCGACCGGACTTCGGTGCCGTGGGACGAGCCCGGCGATTCCCGTCCGTACGGGGCCGTCGACGACGGCGGCCGGGACCGCGCGCGCCGCAACCCCTGGGACGGAGACGCGGAGTGA
- a CDS encoding MFS transporter: MHRSPDRGLIPRPLLFWSGVLICSAGVAEHILVFVHTAGMDFHMAGMPMDAGMWVAMTAIVVGLVLAALGLIPRRLKYSASPPPEAPQERVTHSGRTMLRVRLVAVLSFALVVDQMKPATLAFILPGARAEYGLTTAEVAMLPVGGLTGTVLGSLLWGQLADRIGRRASVLLAALLFVATTVCGAMPSFEANIMMCVLMGISAGGMLPIVYALISEVLPGRSGTIVLTAGLTTVGGYLAASGLSAAFEPVYGWRILWFLQLPLALVLLVLNRWIPESPSFLASRGNTAEARRMTVLFGLSDTPAEPRTERGGRALLGPGYRRQTLIISGFALSWGLVYWGFVTFLPTVLGEAGLKTAASQILFGSSLLSIPGTAVAAWLYSRWSSRKTMTLYGTVTAVSLAALTTVPLDSAQVAVPVLIGLLTGVSGVVSVLGPYTAQVYPTAFRGLGSGLSAACSKSGGIVGPPVVGSLMASLPVGRVAIVIAAPMALATALIARYGKETTAATRTPAPPGSSHKGGQDHFRQMWRHIR; the protein is encoded by the coding sequence GTGCACCGCTCTCCGGACCGGGGCTTGATCCCGCGCCCGCTGCTCTTCTGGTCAGGCGTCCTGATCTGCTCGGCGGGGGTGGCGGAGCACATCCTCGTGTTCGTCCACACCGCCGGGATGGACTTCCATATGGCGGGCATGCCCATGGATGCAGGCATGTGGGTGGCGATGACCGCGATCGTGGTCGGGCTGGTACTTGCAGCTCTCGGACTCATCCCCCGTCGCCTCAAGTACAGCGCCTCACCGCCACCCGAAGCACCGCAAGAACGGGTTACCCACAGCGGGCGGACCATGCTCCGCGTACGTCTGGTCGCCGTACTGTCCTTTGCGTTGGTCGTCGACCAGATGAAACCGGCCACGCTGGCCTTCATCCTGCCCGGCGCGCGCGCCGAGTACGGTCTCACCACAGCCGAGGTCGCCATGCTCCCGGTGGGCGGGCTGACCGGAACGGTCCTGGGCTCACTGCTGTGGGGGCAACTGGCCGACCGGATCGGGCGCCGCGCCTCGGTGCTTCTGGCGGCGCTGCTGTTTGTGGCGACCACCGTATGCGGGGCGATGCCCAGCTTCGAAGCAAACATCATGATGTGCGTGCTGATGGGCATCTCCGCGGGCGGCATGCTCCCCATCGTGTACGCCCTGATATCCGAGGTTCTGCCCGGCCGCAGCGGCACGATCGTACTGACGGCCGGTCTGACGACGGTCGGCGGCTACCTGGCCGCCAGCGGCCTCTCCGCCGCCTTCGAGCCGGTCTACGGCTGGCGGATCCTATGGTTTCTGCAACTCCCCCTCGCCCTCGTCCTGTTGGTCCTCAACCGCTGGATCCCGGAGTCGCCGAGCTTCCTGGCGTCGCGCGGAAACACGGCGGAAGCGCGCAGGATGACCGTGCTGTTCGGCCTGTCGGACACCCCGGCCGAGCCCAGGACCGAGCGCGGTGGGCGCGCCCTGCTCGGCCCCGGCTACCGCCGCCAGACACTGATCATTTCCGGGTTCGCCCTGTCGTGGGGACTCGTCTACTGGGGCTTCGTCACCTTCTTGCCCACCGTACTGGGCGAGGCCGGCCTGAAGACCGCTGCCTCGCAGATCCTGTTCGGCTCCTCGCTCCTGTCCATCCCGGGCACCGCCGTCGCGGCCTGGCTGTACAGCCGTTGGTCGTCACGGAAGACGATGACCCTTTACGGCACCGTCACCGCGGTGTCGCTCGCCGCGCTGACGACCGTGCCGCTGGACAGCGCCCAGGTCGCTGTTCCCGTGCTGATCGGCCTGCTCACCGGGGTCAGCGGTGTGGTCTCGGTACTGGGCCCGTACACCGCCCAGGTTTACCCAACGGCCTTCCGCGGCCTGGGAAGCGGACTGTCCGCCGCCTGCAGCAAGTCGGGCGGCATCGTCGGACCACCCGTCGTGGGCTCCCTGATGGCGTCGCTCCCCGTCGGCCGGGTCGCCATCGTCATCGCCGCTCCCATGGCCCTCGCCACCGCGTTGATCGCCCGGTACGGCAAGGAGACAACAGCAGCTACGAGGACACCGGCCCCTCCTGGTTCGTCCCACAAGGGCGGCCAGGACCACTTCCGCCAGATGTGGCGGCACATCCGATGA